From Daucus carota subsp. sativus chromosome 6, DH1 v3.0, whole genome shotgun sequence:
tcacttctaatcaatTTTCTTTACTTTTAACCAGAAGTCTCTTTTAATCTTATTTTGACCCCGGaatcttataaaaataaaataaaattgaccaCCGAATgattgattcaacaatatgaaagCGGAGTGTTTAATTAGACCACGACCGGACATAACAGTTGTGCAGTACAAGAACAACAGAAGCCAATAGGGTTTAAGCCCATTCTTCGCGGGTATACAGTTCTTGTCAGCCTGTCTATTGTATAAATTCTGcatgtgtattttttttagttCTGTTCAAATCTGCATTAACATGCTTCCGCCGTTAATGATGATTACTACTCCTGTTAATTTGATTTCGTATTGTGCATTTGTGCGTATAATCGTATAGACGATCTCAGGCTGTAATTTAATCGGTTAAATTCTTCGGGTAGTAATAGGGATCCGAGTGGAAGAAGAGAGGGGCTACCCTAGACTGAAATTCCGAATGATCTTATAAGATTACTAAAAAAGCCTTTTGGGCCCACAAGTTTGGAAAAATTCAGTAGATATTTCATTTTGTGCTATGATTGATTTTGGAAATCAGTGTGGAAATATTTACAGAATATATATCAGCCCTAGCCCTTATGTGTTTTGGAGTTCTTGTTCTGCCACGGAGGGTGAGTTCGTGTGCCTCTTAGTTGATGGATCATGTTCTGCGATGGAAGATATTGGGTGCATTTTGTTTACTTTATATATCGTCCTTGATGATTAGAGCTTGTATAATGTTATAAGTAAAATGGTATTGAGATTAATTTGTACTATCATTTAGCCAAGAAAACCAAAAGAAGCACGCATGTACTGTTTCACCTCTCAATTGAACACCCATGAAGTTTGATAGTTAAAATTAGGAGAAAGGAAGTATAAGCTTATGTGTTAATAAGCAGTATCCCACTATTTGTTCTTAAATAAATTTTGGGGTGAGCGAGACTTGAATCCAGATTCTGAGATAACTGAGGATAAGACCTTACCCATGAAGTTAAATTgttgaaaatagaaaaaatgaaGTATATGCTTATTTTTTGAAATGTAGCTTATATGCTTATAAGTAGTATCCTTTTTCCGGATAAATCTCAGGATAAGAGAGAATCGAACCCAAATCCTgagacgacagaggataagacCTTATCATGAAGTTTGTTagttaaaattagaaaaaagaaaGTATATGTTAAACAATTACTTTATGTTCCTTAAAAGATCCATAATATGCtggatacatatatatattttttttaacgattcaaaaataagtaCCTGGAGTGCATTTCTTATTCTCTGATGTAGAATTAATTGTATTGATGTGTTTCCACTTTTTTATCCAAGCGCTTGCAAGGATATGAATTTAGGGGTAACTTAACTTTCTTTATAGTTCTTACAATATgagataaattatataaatgtttgGCAAATCGAGTATGGATGCGGAAATAACACAGATTCTCTTGAATGCATAATCAGCTGATGGCACAGTGAGCAAGCAGGCAGAAGAAAGTCAATGCTCCAGAGTGCAGGTGAATTGTCTTGCCATCCATCAagtactgaagaataaatgataGAGCACATAAATTTTTTGAGCAATGGCATCTCTGAGGTGTATTCTGAGACCTCCGGGGTTTTAATAACTCTCCTAAAGGCAAGTATTGGTTCAACTTGCTTCTTATTCTTCAATTTTTAGAAAGCATATATGCATGGGAAGACATGTGATTTTCATCGATCTTAGTTCTTAGGTTGTATTAATTCTATGGTttgtttggtattttttttatttcaaatgtgATCACGAATCGAAACACTGATTAGAAACAGAATGAATTTATTTTACTTATCATCAAACATAGCTACACATATTAGTTAATGTATCAGGAGAAACTAACAGGAATGTTTGAAAGTGGAAAAATGAATACATGGCGGACATAGAGGTTTTGGTAGCAATGACTGACCATAAGATCTGGCAACTAGGCTGAAGtagataatttaaaaattaagacaGGGATAGCCATAGATTGAGTTCTGGAAGAGAAGGGAAATATTATTGCTTTTCCCTTATCAGTGATGTTGCTTAATGTTGGAAAATTAGAATGCAATCTATAGAAGATATGGTCAAATGAAACTCTAAATTTTCTCTTTGTTGATTTTTAGAAATAAAGTAGTGGTTAAAAGTACCATTGTGGTATAGGAGATCTTGATGATACCCTGGGAAGTTATGCAGGTGCTTTAATTCATCAATGATGTTCATAAAAGACATTTGAAGTGTATGGCAGTCCGCTGATGGCTATTAAGTCAAAAAATCTGCTGAGTGCACCCTGTTGGCTATTACATGTGCTGCTTGACTATCGGGCCTCTGGTGTAAGTATTCtcatattaattaaattggtAAATACATGGAATAGGGACACATACGACATGATCGTTTTAATTTGTTTACTAAGTAAGAGTATTTAAGGTTCTTTTGGAATTGGATTGCCAGTTCACTCTTAGCTATAGTTATGTTTTGTAGATCTGCCTTTGAAATTCAATGCATATTCTTTTTACGTGATAGAGGGATATATACCTCAACTGACCTTCCTTTTGATTGGAAGTTTGAACTATTGGCATTGGAGCTGCTGCATCCAAATGGATGGATTTAAAACACTCTGTAGCCTAAAAAGTATATGAAAGATGCTCCTGCTTACAATATTGTTAATTTTCTTAGTTAAAATTGATAGTTAGATCTGGTGTGGCCGCAGTAGATTGCTAAAAGTTAAAAAACTATACtttggaaaaagaaaaggatgaagactttatatatgtttgtaaatttactgctatattattatattaggaaCCTTTTCCAGATACAGAAAAATGAAATCATGAAACAAGCATTGTAAAATATGCAAGAAGTAAATCAAGTCCATCAAGACGAAAAGTTACTGGAAAAACACAGATATATGGACTATAAACACTCATGACGGGGCTTTAAATATCTTTGAATTGACTTCCAATTCACCAGATGATGTAGTGGAGTTGCATTTACTGTTGTAGATGTCTCTCTTTCATCTCATTTAGCCCTTGTCTGCCTTTCCTTTTCTTCACCCTCTTTTTCTATTAGCACTTTCTAGTTTCTATAGCCCTGCACATGACATGCACATGTACTGCTCCTTCaccaaacaaaacacacacaGAGACCACAAACACAACTCGAATTCCGTTCTATTATCATCATGATTACGGAGATAGAACCTGAAATGATTCGACTCAATTGAGTcgaatatgatttgatattatcTTTATAAAGAGTTGGTTCATTTAaacttgtatatttattttaaaaattgaactaGAGCAAACTTCGCTACAACACATGATTGGCACGTTTAACGACCAGAAACCTCAAAATTGCCGCACTTATGCGCGTACACACAAACACATGCACacaattcatatatataatatacttttcatTGTGCATTAAAagatatcaaaatataataattaggtATCTGGGTTGCATAGCATGTGTCATATTTAGCAGTTGCCTAGTAACATCAACTGCGATATACAGCACTTAGTTATCTTTTATTTAGGAATCTTGTCATCTAAACTTTTTCCCATTAATTTTAGTTGTATTTTGAAGGACGAGGGTTACAGGAAAATGCACATGTCTGCATAAGGTAAATTATTTTGCTTCTTGTTGAAATGTGATTGGAGGCTTGTGTCAGTCTGCCATAGTTTCCTTGTGTTCTTTAATTACGATTTTTCTATCTAGTTTATTTAGTTTACTATTTtgtttgatagaatatatatatatatatatatatatatatatatatatatattttcatcaatATCAAAGCAAACATTACACTgataaaacaaaatcaatttaatttaataaagtaTCACTTATAGTCACTTTACATAAGGCTGTAAATTTCATAAGTGCATAGTTAGACAGTAAAGGATTCAAACCCTCGATCTTCCCAAAGGGAGATGAACGTGATGCCACTGTGCACTAGGCACTGTCCACACAATATCACCAGCAATTTTGGTGTAACAAATTATTGATCCTCTTATAAACCTAAATCACCATCACCTTTAGTAATAGTAGCCAGCTGTTTTAAGTTTATCTGTTGGCCCCCCCTGGAGTGCATTGAGCTGTTCTGAGGATTTGAAAGAGGTTTAGTTGGTTAATGAATTATGTATGTTAGTTGAACCCGGCGTAATTGCATCATTATTAGCCTATCAGGTAAGCTGTTGTCTACCGACAGCAGTTGATTATGTTAATCTTTTGTGTTAATAAATGTTTAGAACAGATTGCTGCAAGGGGTCATGCGTATAATAGTGTGCACTGTATTGTCGACCTTTTTGGTAGTGCTCCTAAATTCAACTCTATAAACTCTAAATTCCTTAACACTAATTTTAGTTGTAGGTCACTGTCCATTTTTGTCTCCTATCACTTTGGTTATGCCATTGCATATCTTGATAGCCACCATTTCATTCTTTTGTAGAAATGGGAAAAAGGCATTTAATTGATTACCTCCATCAGTTGCCACTATAGCAGATCCAAAAAGCAGTCATATATACAACTGTTGAAGCAAAAGCAGAACAGTAATTAATACCAGAAGATGGGCATAGATTGATACTTACCATGATCTATATTACATAGTGCTCCGCAATATTGTTTAACACTGTGGAGATAAAAATAGTAATGTAATATATACACTGAGTTagtccaagagtgtcttagTGGGCgccttataaaaataataaaatatgatgtcctaGTGGTTTAGGACATTACTTTTATATATTCACTCCAACAAGAAGCCTTATCCACAAGCCCTATTATTAAAgtagtaatatatttaaatcattattggagggaaatgaaaaggagggaggagagagaggaaagaaaactaattttttattgattgatatgGTTTAGGACATGCATAGTGGTGCCTCATTAATAAGGCACTTGTTagatgtcctagtgttttaaggcatcactaggacattgttggatcaataTTTTCAATCAAGTGCCTtaaattatgacttaggacattGAATAGGGCAGCTGTTGGACCTGCTCTAGGCACTTAGGTTcagttaaaaatttaaataaaagccTTAACCAGAAATATGCAGAGTGAACAGAGTTTAGCATTGGATTCAACACAATTAGTCTGTTGAATCAATGTATAAAGTATAAACTAGATGATCTATACTTTGGGATAAGTTCGGAAAAAGAACTATGACAGAGAGGAATTTAAAGATTTAACATGCTGAATAATGTTTAACTTTGGTGTTTTCAGGTATCTACTTGGTATTATAATACTAGCTTAAAACCCGTGCATCGGCCATCAGctatcattaatattttatagtttTTTAGTATTATAATACTAGCTTAAAACCCGTGCGTCGGCCATCGGctatcattaatattttatagttatttactatattataatcatatataatttttttgaaactctaattcgaataataaattataaattaagccaaattttaatctagataatagaataacataatattaaaaattagttatatCTTGAGtatgtttaatttataattaaaattaaaattaaattaaatacagTAATTTGTGATTGATGATAATTGAACCctatataattgataatatctttgcaaatatttgattttaatatgtCTTTCACGGGATTCAATTACTTGAGACCATTTATAGTATCTTAGTTATAAAATATGGAATTTTCATTAGTATAAGAAGATCTAAAGACTCTAATCTGTTATGAGCGTGATGAGATAACTCAAGTGGTATGGGATTATCTCTTGTCGTCCCACATTTTTTAGATCACGAGGCTATTATTAGGGAGAACCAAACTACAAATATATCTATGTTAAGTTATTACATAGGCAATTGGAATTGAATGGGGATTTGTCTAAACCATGAAAGGTTTTTGATGAGGCAAGCAATCTAAACTATGTATCCTGTTTTTGATGGAACATAAGATATTGGTGCAGTTGACTTGTAGCTTGTGGCTTAAAGGTAATGCATCTAATCATCATTGTTGTAATTAGGTGGAATGCACCATCAGGCCATCACTACATGCAGGCTGCACCTTATTATATTTAGCCACTTTCTTTCTGCATCCTGCCTAATATAAAAGCAGGTTCATCCTCTTGATTTTCTTGCCATCGCCACAACATAAGTTCAATCCGTGTATATTGCTAAAAGAAACCAGTCATGGTTCCTAGAATCAAGAGTACTATTATTGTGTTCCTTGTGCTATTTATTAACTTGTCTCCAGGTAAATCAGAGCAAGTTTTCTTAATCTCCTCACTGTTTTGTCTTTTCTAAGTACAGTGaggaaattaatttttaattcatgtTATTTTTCGTGGTTTTTTTTGTGTGCTTAGGCACTGCTGAAAGCTTCAATAATGGTGCAAGATCCACGTGCTCACTCCATGAGGTTATTATACATGCAGTACTGTATGCTTAATTTGTATCATTATGGAAGTCTTTATTAGAATGCAGACTGAAGATAAAACCATGTACAGATCTTCTGCGTACATGTTTGTCATGACAGTTTACATTAGGTTTAAAAGTTTGAAGAAACTGTGTTTGCTAAGTGCTATGTTTCTTTGTAAAGGATGGCACCATAAGAGTGAACTCAAGGAGGTTGCTAAGTCATGATGTGTTAGACTATGATGATGCTGGAGCAAACACGAAACATATTGATCCAAGGGCTAAGAGAGGAAGTGGTGGCAAGAATGGTTGATGCTATTCAGTTGTCTTGATTTGAGTCCCGTGTGAAATCAAGACCTATTCAGGAGAGCTTTTAATGGTGAATCAGGATATAATTGAGAGTTGATACTAGATTCTCTAATATAGGTACTGCTTATTTCTAAATGCCTTTTTGAGGGGCATAATAACTTGGTATGTATTGATCATGGTATTGAGGCGATGATATGAAGTTGAAATATCAAAGTGTGTAATGAAATAACAGACATCTATAAATATGAGTCTGTATCATGAACATACAAGTCGCTCTGAAAATTAACaatatctattttaatttaattttaaatgaataatttcCGATATTTTGCTTATTCTCAAAAGTAAACCTGAACCTTTTTCCATATAATAGGTATTTATTAATCACTTTTTTATCTGAAATTAATTATTCACTAGTTATTGAAATCTTTTATTATACGTAACTGTAATAAAAAAGTGACCTATATTATGAAACGGTGGTTGTTAATAAATTAGTAATTGTTTAATAATGGATgacttgtaattttaatttttgaagttGTTGATTTAAatctatgaaaattaaaaatatctatGGAGCTTATTGATTCACACGGATTCCACGTGTCTCAAGCTATTGTATTCAAGTGTAAGTTAATGATACTTTCGGCTACCGGACTTGTCATCTAAGCTACTGTATTCGGGGTGTAAGTTAATGATATTTTCGGCTACTGGACTCGTCATCTAAGGTGCAGTACTGAATACCTTGTCCATGAAAACCAATATCGATATTTTCGGCTACTGGACTCGTCATCTAAGGTGCAGTACTGAATACCTTGTCCATGAAAACCAATATCTTGACTAGTGGATCTTGTATAAAAACtatttgataatattattataaataaattctatACACGGATGCCATACTTTCTTTAAATGGCaaacaattttactattttcacTTCAACACCAATAtttaatgaataatatttttactatttttaatgaaaaatatatttattactgTTATCTTTCTTCagaattctaattataaatctaatttttgataaaactttttattttttggacAGAAACCGACTCCTAGATTCTGACGGTTTTAAAAGCGAAACCGGTATATATAACTAGCCTACGTGTCTATTGCAGGCTTTGACAGCTGACACCCATATATTACATGCAACTATCTAAGCCAACTCAACGACACTTCTACTCGACTTCATAATCAACTTAAGTTTCAAAAGCCCCCGTACTCAATTCCCCCAAATTAAACCCTAATTCGCGTAATTTTCGCTACTATTATTCGATTATTTACAGTCTCGAGATTCTACTTAATGGACCGATTCAGATCTTACCGATATCACAATCCCGAACCCTATACTAGACCCCAACAACGATTCGACGCCGCCGCCGCCAATCACCGCCGTGACTCTAATCCCGTGGTTATTAGTTATCGAATTCTGTGTCATGATACTCAAGCTGGCTGTGTGATCGGACAGGCCGGTAGCATAATTAAATCGATCAGGCAAACCACCGGTGCTTGGATCAACGTGCATGATTTAATGATCGGTGATGAGGAGAGGGTTATCGAGATTTATGATGCGCGGAGGAGAGAGATGGAGGGAGGGAGTTCATTCTCGCCTGCGCAGGAGGCCTTGTTTATGATTCATGACAGGTTGCTCAAGAGTGATCTTGAGGGACCTAGTGGGTGCAATTTGGGCTTTGGAGGGGAGGAGTGGGGGATTGGAGTGAGAGGAGGCGGAATGCGGGTTGTTACGAGGCTCGTTGTGGAGAAAACGCATATCGGGAGTTTGTTAGGGAAAGGAGGGGGAATTATTGAGCAGATGAAGGCGGAGACTAGGACTCAGATTAAGATTCTGCCTATGGATCGTAGTACTCCTAAGTGTGTATCCATGTCGGAGGAGATTGTGCAGGTTATTAGTTGTTACCGAATGACCTGATACCAAGTTATTACCTTAATTGTGCTGCTGTGGTTTAAGTTTTAGCAGTCGAGAATGTAATTGGTGATCATACATGTAGCTACGTACTAGTGGACATAACGAGGAAAACCTAACACTAACCAATGAAAACGATCCGGACATTATTAGTAATTAGATAACTGTTACATTTTATCAACAAACAAGTTCAATGTGTGTTATATGCAGATTGTGTGTTATGTATCTTTATAAAGCTTGATAGCTATAGCCCATAAAATGTGTGCTTGGGAAAGTACCAAGACGAAATTATATGACCTCAAGTTCATTGTGAGGATGATGATTTCATCTAATTCTAGATTTTATTCTGTTTGACTTATATATAGCAAGAGAATTTACTCCACCTTAATCTTTACTAAATGTCCTCTGCGTGAGCTTGCTGAATGAGTTTGTTGTACTACACGCTAGTTTCAATGAGAAGTTTACGTGACATGATACCCTATTTGATTTTGAAGTGGACAAACTATAGTTTAGGTTGCAaaccatataaatatatttgtgtgtaaGAATGCTATTTTCCATATTAAAGTATAATGATGAATATAGGCCTGGACCAGGTTACTCTTGTTTTTTGCGTCACAGTTTGAGCTCAGTCTTCCCCCTCCTTCTGTGtgatgatcaaattttaatctTTACTAAACCTTACATACTTTTTTCCAAACAAATGGTTTGTTGCACACttacatataaaatttttagCACTTCTTgagatgattatattatatacattctTCATCATCAGAGTAAATGACCTGAAATCTCTTACAGATAGTCGGTAATACAATGGCTGTTAAGCATGCTGTAACAATCATCTCCTCGCGGTTAAGGGAAAGTCAGCATCGTGTTCACATCAATTTCCAAGGTCAGTTACCATCACCAGAATCTAGGTTATCTGCAAACTTGCTGGGAGCCCGAGAAAATAGTTATCCATCCCTTCAATCAGCCGAGACGCTGGAATCGTCAGCTGTTCCTATGATTGGTAATACACAAACATTTTCTGGCAAGAATCTTGTATTTGGAATACTCTGCCCGGTTGACAAGATTAATCGTGTTGTTGGGGAGCCGGATGGTATTTTGAATTTACTGCAAACTGAAGTTGGAGTTGCTATTAAGGTTATTGATCCTGTGGTTGGCGCAGATGAACAAATAATCATCATTTCTTCAGAGGAGGTACCTGCTATCTATGATAAAACACGTGCTTGAGTTTCTTGCAATTCTACTTGTGCAATTTATGtctttaaaatatatcaaaatcattACTTTCGTAAGTAGTCTACACCTTCAAGATGTAGATGTCAGTAAGCTCTATTCTTGTATAAGATTCTGAGACTTTTGTGGTGTTTAACCAATTTTAGGATCCGGATGACGAGCTTTTTCCTGCTCAGGAAGCGTTGTTGCACATTCAAACTCGCATCGTTGATCTCTTTCCTGATGTGGAAAATATAGTTACTACGCGGTTACTTATCCCATCTGGTAAAATTATATACTTGGAGGGGAAAAATGGGCTGTTATCTAAGATAAAGAAGTCAACTGGCACAAATGTTCAGATTTTGCCTAATGAACAACTTCCAGTATGTGCATCAGGAAATGATGTGCTTTTACAGGTTTGTTTATGCTGTATGCTTAAAAATGCTAAAAGGGGTCACATTTATTGATGTCTTGAACATTTTGCGCAATGTATTTATGATGCACATATCTCTTGAAACATGCATGTATATCTTAGATACACATGTTTATGCCTGCTTTTCAATTGCTGATCAATCATGACCAATAGAGAAATGTCTAGATTTTAGTTACTGAATTGAAATGTCTTGCTGTAGGGTATTCcctttttaaatatatctccTTTTTTATTGTATTCTATTGCTGTAGGGTatcctttttatatttaattttttcccGTAGGTCTCATGTGCATCTCTTCTTCTATGTTCTTTTTCAACTCACACACACGATCGCACGCATTTTGGTCTTCACCAGGGCTTGAACCCTGGATCTGCCTAGATGTCTTTGGACTTTGGTCTTCTTCTACTATGTTGCTTAGTCATTTATATAATGAcatacaataaaattaaaataaagttaCTAAATAAATTCAGTACAGATTTGAAATTCATTAATTGCTGTTGCAAGTGCCAGCAGCATTAATCATGGATTCTGAAAGGAGCCTTTTTTGTCTACAGATTGAAGGAGAGATCATAGGAGCAAGAGAAGCTCTTGTACAAGTGACATCGAATCATCGGAATCACCTGTATCAAGAGTACTTTCGAAAGAAGATGCATACTCCAACATATGCAACCAGTCCTGTACCATGTGAATTTATGTTGAAGGCAGCTTCTAGTTATAAAGCAACTCCGTTTCAGGGAGCTTATGCGGGAAACAATCCTGCCAATGCACTTTCTCAAAGTGTGCAGAATGCTGCAACCATAAAGCACAGAAAGGTAAGTAAAATAGAATAGGCTGTTTTCTTGAATATATAGTCCTGCTTATCAAATTAAAATGCCGGCAATATCCGCCGGTTATTTGTAGCTATGCATTTTCGGAATCTATGACAATACAATTTCTTTAGTTGTACATCTAGAAAGCCAAACAGTGAGAGTTTATACTGTGATTCTTTCACCAGTGCTGTTCACTTTCAaggattaatatttattataccaTCTACGAGATGTAAGGGATGTTAGTACAAAAGATGTAATAAAGGATCAGTGACTTGTGATGTTTGAGAGAGATCTCTATGTCCTCTGGTAGTCTGGTGTATACTCAGCTCAAGTAA
This genomic window contains:
- the LOC108226299 gene encoding RNA-binding KH domain-containing protein RCF3-like, yielding MDRFRSYRYHNPEPYTRPQQRFDAAAANHRRDSNPVVISYRILCHDTQAGCVIGQAGSIIKSIRQTTGAWINVHDLMIGDEERVIEIYDARRREMEGGSSFSPAQEALFMIHDRLLKSDLEGPSGCNLGFGGEEWGIGVRGGGMRVVTRLVVEKTHIGSLLGKGGGIIEQMKAETRTQIKILPMDRSTPKCVSMSEEIVQIVGNTMAVKHAVTIISSRLRESQHRVHINFQGQLPSPESRLSANLLGARENSYPSLQSAETLESSAVPMIGNTQTFSGKNLVFGILCPVDKINRVVGEPDGILNLLQTEVGVAIKVIDPVVGADEQIIIISSEEVPAIYDKTRA
- the LOC108225580 gene encoding uncharacterized protein LOC108225580, which encodes MVPRIKSTIIVFLVLFINLSPGTAESFNNGARSTCSLHEDGTIRVNSRRLLSHDVLDYDDAGANTKHIDPRAKRGSGGKNG